The sequence GGCCAGCCACTGCCCCAGCACTCCCCGCCGGCCCAACAGCATGATGAGATAATAGCCCACCACCGTGGGCGGCAGCACAAGCGGCAGGGAGCACAGGGCATCGATGACGGCCGGCAGGGGGCCGGACCGCCGCAGCAGCAGACGAGCCAGGGCCAGGGCGCCGATCGAGGAAAAAAACGTGGCCAGGGCCGCAACCTTGAGCGACAGCATGAGGGGAAAGAACAGGGCAAGCTGATCATCCATACGGAAAGACACCTCGCACCATACAGCGGAGGGCGGAGCCTCCCCAGGGGGAGGTCCGCCCGTCCGTCATGTGCGTGCAGCAAAAGAATGGAATACGGCAGAACAGTTCCTGCCGGCGGCGGTCGTCCTTACGGACGGGAGAAGCCATAGCGCGCCAGAACGGCGGCCCCCTCCTCCGAGAACAGGAATTCCACAAAGTCCCTGCCGCGCGCGGGATTCTTGCCGGTGGTGGCCACGGCCACGGGATAGAGCACGGGGGTATGCCCCTGCGCCACCAGCGCCACGTCCACCTTCTGTGCCATCTGCCTGGCATCCGTGGCGTAGACGAAGCCCGCGTCCACCTCACCGCGCGCCACGTAGTCCAGTACCTGACGCACACTGTTGCCCATGATCAGCGCGGGCTGCACGGCATCCCACAGACCGGCATGGGTCAGGGCCTGCCGCGCATAGCGGCCGGCGGGAACGGAGTCGGGATTCCCCACCGCTATGCGCTTACAGCCCTTCAGGTCCTCCATGCTGCCCAGCTTCTTGCTGCCGGCAGGCACGATGAGCACCAGTTCATTTCGCACAAAATCACGCCGCGTGGCCGGGTCCACCACCCCGGAAGCCACGGCCTTGTCCATGGTCTCCTGGTCA is a genomic window of uncultured Desulfovibrio sp. containing:
- the modA gene encoding molybdate ABC transporter substrate-binding protein, yielding MRTWFVLTWRRGGVAALLLAVLLLAAPAAAMAEEMIVSGAASLTNAFGELKSLFEKKNPGLVVHTNYAASNPLLKQMQEGAPVDVFASADQETMDKAVASGVVDPATRRDFVRNELVLIVPAGSKKLGSMEDLKGCKRIAVGNPDSVPAGRYARQALTHAGLWDAVQPALIMGNSVRQVLDYVARGEVDAGFVYATDARQMAQKVDVALVAQGHTPVLYPVAVATTGKNPARGRDFVEFLFSEEGAAVLARYGFSRP